The sequence below is a genomic window from Lysobacter stagni.
CATGGGCACGCAGATTGTGGAGTCCGCTGATGGGTTACGAAGAGTTCTACCGCCGTTCGATCGAACAACCCGAGGAGTTCTGGGGCGAACAGGCGACGGCGATCCACTGGCACAAGCCGCCGGAGAAGATCCTCGAGTACTCCAACCCACCGTTCCGCAAGTGGTTCGTCGGTGGAGAGACCAACCTCTGCTTCAACGCGGTCGACCGCCACCTGGGCGAACGCGCCGATCAGCTCGCGCTGGTCGCCATCTCGTCGGAAACCAACGTCACGCGCGAGGTTACCTACCGCGAACTGCATCGCGAGGTGAGCACGTTCGCGGCGGTGTTGCGATCGCTCAACGTCGGTCGCGGCGATCGCGTCGTGATCTACATGCCCAACATGGCCGAGGCGGTGTTCGCGATGCTCGCCTGCGCGCGCATCGGTGCCGTGCACTCGGTGGTGTTCGGCGGCTTCGCGGCGCACAACCTCGCGCTGCGCATCGACGATGCACAACCGAAGCTGCTCATCTGCGCCGACGCCGGCGTGCGCGGCGGAAAGGTGATTCCGTACAAACCGCTGGTGGATGCCGCCTGCGAGGAAGCGACGACGCCACCGCCACACGTGCTGGTGGTGGGACGCGGACTGGACCCGCAGCATTCGGTGGTGGCCAGTCGCGATGTCGACTACGCCACGCTGCGTGCGCAGTACGACGGCGCGGAAGTCGCGGTCGAATGGCTGGAATCGAACGAGCCCAGCTACCTGCTCTACACCTCCGGCACCACGGGCAAGCCCAAGGGCGTGCAGCGCGATGTCGGCGGTTACGCGGTCGCACTCGCGCTGTCGATGTGGTCCATCTACGACTTGCGCGCGGGGCAGGTGATGTTCTCCACGTCCGACGTGGGCTGGGCGGTGGGGCATTCGTACAACGTGTACGGCCCGCTCATCGCCGGCGCCACCTCGGTGCTGTACGAGGGGTTGCCGACGAATCCGGATCCCGCCGTGTGGTGGGGCATCTGCGAGCGCTATGGCGTGCGCACGATGTTCTCCTCGCCCACCGGCATCCGCGTATTGAAGAAGCAGGATGCGTCGTGGCTGGGCAAACACGATCTGTCGAAGCTGCGATGGCTCTTCCTTGCGGGCGAACCGCTGGATGAGCCGACCGCGCAATGGATCACCGACGGCATCGGCAAGACCATCATCGACAACTACTGGCAGACGGAAACGGGCTGGCCTGTGTTGTCGTTGATGCCGGGACTGGAACTGAAGCCGGTGAAGTTCGGTTCGCCCGGATTGCCCACGCCCGGCTACAAGCTGCGCGTGATCGACGACAACACCGGCGAGGACGTCCCGGCCGGACGGAAGGGCGTGCTGGTGATCGAGCCCCCGTTGCCGCCCGGTTGCCTGACGACGGTATGGCGCGACGACGCGCGTTTCCTGTCCAGTTACTTCAGCCACTTCAAGGAACTGGTGTACAGCTCGCTGGACTGGGCGATCCGCGACGAAGATGGTTACACCTTCATCCTCGGCCGCACGGACGACGTCATCAACGTCGCCGGCCATCGCCTGGGCACGCGCGAGATCGAGGAGTCGTGCTCCACGTATCCAGGCGTGGCGGAAGCGGCCGTCATCGGCGTGCACGACGAGTTGAAGGGGCAGGTGCCGGTGGTGTTCGCCACGCTCAAGGCCAGTGCGCAGGGCGAATCGCCGGCGCAGGCGGCCGCGCGCGTGCAGCAACGCGTGGTCGAACAGCTCGGCGCGGTGGCGCGCCCGGCACGCGTGTACGTGGTCAACGCGTTGCCGAAGACGCGCTCGGGCAAGCTGTTGCGACGCTCGCTGCAGGCGCTGGCCGAAAGCCGCGACCCGGGCGACCTGTCCACGCTCGACGATCCCGGCGCGCTGGAGGAAGTGAAGCGCGCGCTGGAGCGCGGGCCGGATATCGGCGGCTGACCGGATTTGCTCTCTCCCGCTGAGAGGCGCAGCGACAGGCAGCCAAGGGACCAACCCCGTTCGCCCTGAGCGTAACGAAGTGGAGTCGGCGCTGCGCACCTACGCTCAGGGCGAACGTGGTGAGGAAGGCCCGCCGCGCGCTATTCCTGCGTCGGCGGCTGCACCCCCGCATACCGCGCGCGCGGCCGGATCAGGCCGCCGTGCGCCTGTTGTTCCAGCGCGTGCGCCAGCCAGCCGGCCAGACGACCCGCCGCGAACATCACCAGTGCCGGTGTCGCGGGCAAGGCGTAGGCGTGGCAGATGGCGGCCAACATGAAGTCGATGTTCGGACGCTGGCCGCTGATCTCGTCCGTCACCTCGACGATGCTGTCGAGTTTCTCCAGCATCGCCCGGTCGGGCATGTGCGTGCGCAGGCGTTGCAGCAGTTCTGCCGCGCGCGGGTCGCCATGCGGATACAGCGCATGGCGGAAACCGGGCAGATCGTCGCCGCGCTGCCAACGTGCGGCGATCGAATCGCGCGGTGACGTCGCCTGCATCGCTTCGGCGATGAGTGCGTACGCGCGTGCGGTGGCGCCGCCGTGGCGTGGTCCGGACAGCGCCGCCAGTCCGCTGCACACCGTCGCGTGCAGGTGCGCACCGGTCGAGGCCACCACGCGCGCGGCGAAGGCCGACACATTGAGTTCGTGGTCCGCGCACAGCACCAGCGCGGAGCGCACCAGATCCTCGAAGGCGGCATCGTCCGGCCGCCACGTCCGCGCGAGCACACGATGCACGGGATCGATGGAGGGCGGCTGCGCGACCAGCAGCGCGGCGTTCTGGCGCAGCAGCGTCGCCGCGACGCGGTGGCGGATCTGGGGCGCCGAGTTGAACGAATGGCGTTCCTGCAGCGCGAGCAACGGGATCGCCGCCATCGTCCGCTCCAGCGGCGGCAGGCGCGCATCGCTGGCGAGGGCAGCGACCGTGTCCGGCCAGGCGGGCACCGGCATTGCGAAGGGGTCGTCGGCGCCGCAGTCCCACAGCAGACGCGCCACGTCTTCCAGGCTCGCCCCGGCACGCAGCTGCGCGATGGCCGAGTGGCCGCGGTAGTAGGGGCCGTCCGGGCGGATCAGCGAGATGCGCGTCTCCAGCACCGGCAGACCACGGTCCAGGCTCTGCGCCGCGCCCCGCGCCGCCCCGCGACCCACGCGCTGACGCTCTGCCAGCCGCTCCACGTCCTGGCGCAGATACAGGCGGCTACGGTGGTCGGGGCCCGGGCGCGACTCCAGCAGACCGCGGCTGACATAGGCATACAGCGTGGCCCGGCTGATGCCCAGAAGGCGGCAGGTGTCGCGGGCGGAAAGCAGGTCGTCGGTCATCGTGCGGGAACAGATTGATTGGGACGATCAAGATTGATCAACCAGTGGGATGGTGCCAGATTGGCGGCCGCCGCACACAGGAGTTCCCCCAATGAGTTCCGCTTCCAACGGCGCCCGTTTCCGCGCCGCGATTTCCGAGGAAACGCCCCTCCAGGTGATGGGTGCCATCACCGCCTACGCCGGCCTGATGGCCAAGCGGGTGGGTTACAAGGCGCTGTACCTGTCCGGCGGCGGCGTTGCCGCCAATTCGCTGGGAATCCCGGACCTGGGCATCAGCACGATGGAAGACGTGCTCACCGATGCGCGTCGCATCGTCGACGCCACCCAGATGCCGTTGCTGGTGGACATCGACACCGGCTGGGGCGGCGCATTCAACATCGCGCGCACAGTGCGTTCCTTCATCAACGTCGGCGTCGCCGCCGTGCACATGGAAGACCAGGTCGGCCAGAAGCGTTGCGGTCACCGCCCCGGTAAGGAAGTGGTGCCGACCAGCGAAATGGTCGATCGCATCAAGGCCGCCGTGGACGCGCGCACCGACGCCGGCTTCGTGATCATGGCGCGCACCGACGCCGCCGCGACCGAAGGCGTCGACGCCGCCATCGAGCGTGCCGTGGCCTACGTGGAAGCGGGCGCCGACATGATCTTCCCCGAGGCGATGAAGACGCTGGACGACTACCGCCGTTTCAAGGCCGCGGTGAAGGTGCCGATCCTGGCCAACCTCACCGAGTTCGGCTCGACGCCGTTCTTCACCACCGACGAGCTGCGCGAGGCGAACGTGGACA
It includes:
- the prpE gene encoding propionate--CoA ligase, producing the protein MTGASGPAFDHGRKDGAQASSYAAWARRLWSPLMGYEEFYRRSIEQPEEFWGEQATAIHWHKPPEKILEYSNPPFRKWFVGGETNLCFNAVDRHLGERADQLALVAISSETNVTREVTYRELHREVSTFAAVLRSLNVGRGDRVVIYMPNMAEAVFAMLACARIGAVHSVVFGGFAAHNLALRIDDAQPKLLICADAGVRGGKVIPYKPLVDAACEEATTPPPHVLVVGRGLDPQHSVVASRDVDYATLRAQYDGAEVAVEWLESNEPSYLLYTSGTTGKPKGVQRDVGGYAVALALSMWSIYDLRAGQVMFSTSDVGWAVGHSYNVYGPLIAGATSVLYEGLPTNPDPAVWWGICERYGVRTMFSSPTGIRVLKKQDASWLGKHDLSKLRWLFLAGEPLDEPTAQWITDGIGKTIIDNYWQTETGWPVLSLMPGLELKPVKFGSPGLPTPGYKLRVIDDNTGEDVPAGRKGVLVIEPPLPPGCLTTVWRDDARFLSSYFSHFKELVYSSLDWAIRDEDGYTFILGRTDDVINVAGHRLGTREIEESCSTYPGVAEAAVIGVHDELKGQVPVVFATLKASAQGESPAQAAARVQQRVVEQLGAVARPARVYVVNALPKTRSGKLLRRSLQALAESRDPGDLSTLDDPGALEEVKRALERGPDIGG
- the prpB gene encoding methylisocitrate lyase, producing the protein MSSASNGARFRAAISEETPLQVMGAITAYAGLMAKRVGYKALYLSGGGVAANSLGIPDLGISTMEDVLTDARRIVDATQMPLLVDIDTGWGGAFNIARTVRSFINVGVAAVHMEDQVGQKRCGHRPGKEVVPTSEMVDRIKAAVDARTDAGFVIMARTDAAATEGVDAAIERAVAYVEAGADMIFPEAMKTLDDYRRFKAAVKVPILANLTEFGSTPFFTTDELREANVDIALYCCGAYRAMNKAALNFYETVRREGTQKNIIDTLQSRADLYDFLGYHAYEDKLDALFARGK
- a CDS encoding citrate synthase family protein, with translation MTDDLLSARDTCRLLGISRATLYAYVSRGLLESRPGPDHRSRLYLRQDVERLAERQRVGRGAARGAAQSLDRGLPVLETRISLIRPDGPYYRGHSAIAQLRAGASLEDVARLLWDCGADDPFAMPVPAWPDTVAALASDARLPPLERTMAAIPLLALQERHSFNSAPQIRHRVAATLLRQNAALLVAQPPSIDPVHRVLARTWRPDDAAFEDLVRSALVLCADHELNVSAFAARVVASTGAHLHATVCSGLAALSGPRHGGATARAYALIAEAMQATSPRDSIAARWQRGDDLPGFRHALYPHGDPRAAELLQRLRTHMPDRAMLEKLDSIVEVTDEISGQRPNIDFMLAAICHAYALPATPALVMFAAGRLAGWLAHALEQQAHGGLIRPRARYAGVQPPTQE